The DNA segment CCTGTTGGACGGTCCTGGCGTCCTGGCCGGGGCTGTTGCTCTTCGTCGTCTTCGGCAGCACCTGGATGAAGGTGTTCGGCGCCGACTACACCCACGGCGCGACCGCCTTGGCGGTCATCGCCGCCGGGATGCTCGCGAACTGCGGCACGGGCCCATCCGGTCAGGCGCTCGGGATGGCCGGGGGCACCAGCGCCAACATGGCGGTGGCGGGCGTGTCACTCGCCGCGAACCTCGGATTGAACGTGGCGCTGATCCCCCGGTACGGGATATCAGGCGCCGCGATCGCCTGGCTGGTGTCACTCGTCATCACCAGCGCGTTGACGTCCACCCTCCTGTGGCGGGCGACGAGAATCTCGCCGTTCTCGAGAAGTCTCCTCATCGCGACGGCAGTGAGCAGCGTGATCTACGCCGCAGGCGGCCTCGCGGTGCGCGTCGCCGCCGGCTCGGGCCTGGTCGTTCTGGTGGGATTCGCGGCGGTGGCGACGGCCTGCTACCTCGCGGTGATCTTCGGCAAGCCGGCTGCGTTCGGACTGGACGGGGTCGGCGCGGCAGCCGCCTCCCGGCTGCGACGACCCAGGAAGGTGCCGCCGCTTTCGCCGCCGATCTCCAGACCTGGCTCCGACGCTAGAATGTAGCGGCACGGGAAAGAACGTCGAAACTTTCTGCCAGGTTGCTCTGACCGCGAAGTGACAGCCTCCGAACCCTTGGACTGTGAGTGGAACTCTCCGACTATCTTCGGATCCTGCGCAACCGCTGGCAGATCATCGCGCTCTGCGTGGCCGTTGCACTCGCGGCGGGAGCGCTGTTCGTCCTCGCGAGCTCGCCGCGCTACGAGTCCCAAACGCAGCTTTTCGTCTCGACCAGCGCCGCTGACGCCGACCCGTCCGCGATCTTCCAAGAAGGACAGTTCTCGCAGGCCCGCGTCCAGTCCTACGCCGACATCGTCGGCGGCCCGCTGGTCGCCAGCCAGGTCGCTGCGCAGATCGGTGGGGGGCTGACACCCAAGACGATCGAGAACGAGGTGACGGCGAAGGCGCCGGTCAACACGGTGCTGCTGAACGTCACGGTCACGGATCCATCCGCTCGCCGGGCCCAGGAGATCGCGACCGGGATCGGGCAGGTGTTCCCCACCATCGTCAAGCAGGTCGAGACGCCGGATTCGAACGGGCAGTCGCCCGTGAAGGTGAGCGTCGTGAAGCCCGCAACGTTCTCCAGCTCGCCGGTCTCACCGAAGACGCCGCTCGACATCAGCCTCGCGTTCCTGGTCGGTCTGGTCGTCGGGCTCGGGGCCGCCGTACTGCGCGAAAGCCTCGACAACACGATCAAGACCGCCGAGGACGTCCAGGAGGCGACCGGCCGGGCCGCGATCGGTGTCATCGGCTTCGACCCCGACGCGAAGAGCCATCCGCTCGTGATCGTCGAGGACACCCACAGCGTGCGCTCCGAAGCACTGCGGCAGCTGCGGACGAACCTTCAGTTCATCGATGTCGACGTCCCGCTGCGCTCCATCGTCTGCACGAGCTCAGTGCCGAGTGAGGGCAAGACGACGACCGTCTGCAACCTCGCCATCACGCTCGCCAACACCGGGATGCGGGTGCTGCTCGTCGAGGCCGACCTGCGCCGCCCGCGCGTCGGCCTCTACATGGGCCTGGAGAACGCCGTCGGGCTGACCAGCGTCCTGATCGGCGCGATCGGGTTCGACGAGGCGGTACAGAGCTGGGGCTCCGACGGCCTGCTCGACGTTCTGCCCTCGGGCCCGATGCCGCCGAACCCGAGCGAGCTGCTCG comes from the Mycobacteriales bacterium genome and includes:
- a CDS encoding polysaccharide biosynthesis tyrosine autokinase; this translates as MELSDYLRILRNRWQIIALCVAVALAAGALFVLASSPRYESQTQLFVSTSAADADPSAIFQEGQFSQARVQSYADIVGGPLVASQVAAQIGGGLTPKTIENEVTAKAPVNTVLLNVTVTDPSARRAQEIATGIGQVFPTIVKQVETPDSNGQSPVKVSVVKPATFSSSPVSPKTPLDISLAFLVGLVVGLGAAVLRESLDNTIKTAEDVQEATGRAAIGVIGFDPDAKSHPLVIVEDTHSVRSEALRQLRTNLQFIDVDVPLRSIVCTSSVPSEGKTTTVCNLAITLANTGMRVLLVEADLRRPRVGLYMGLENAVGLTSVLIGAIGFDEAVQSWGSDGLLDVLPSGPMPPNPSELLGSHGMVSLLRSLEQRYDLVLFDTPPLLPVTDAAVLAVEASGALIVVHHGQTRREQLQNSTQSLTAVGARILGTVINFAPRKGPEAYYYGYAYSYHSKDRVPMPTLRPAADPAMSFSSHASVKPVTEPSEHRAERNGSSPSPATTWPKAPVLPQAVEEPPSAPPAWAGPPREPAQPADPAHSAEPAESAEPEHRVEPPASTPFGAMSSEPPAAPSEEDSPWARDYRDPAQIATRTSPGGLTRAELESDPVRRSFDEDR